A stretch of the Streptomyces sp. NBC_01428 genome encodes the following:
- a CDS encoding ScbA/BarX family gamma-butyrolactone biosynthesis protein, with product MSTNTFHPATGTSHRITAGRPPADTRAAAPAPQRLTCTVPKEFVHRAALAEVLLTGRTRLSDNRFQVTAQWPRSHSFYTPIDGTHHDPLLAAETIRQVGFLLPHAEFGVPIGHQFVMRTFHLQVDPAHLHVGATPADLDIDVTFHDVRTRGTTHSAARYEAVIRRAGHIAATGSFTYTCITPQAYRRLRGNHGHLHTPLTAPLPPQNVGRLSPTDVVLSPTTTPNTWQLRVDTRHPVLFDHPVDHAPGMLLAEAARQAAIAATGTTTPLIPTEIHSTYDHYVELDTPCHIHARPLPTTTPHHHVDITATQNGKEMFHTTLTTTPLP from the coding sequence ATGTCCACGAACACGTTCCACCCCGCAACAGGCACCTCGCACCGCATAACCGCCGGCCGGCCGCCGGCCGACACCCGGGCCGCCGCACCCGCCCCGCAACGGCTGACCTGCACGGTGCCCAAGGAGTTCGTCCACCGGGCCGCCCTCGCCGAGGTCCTGCTCACCGGCCGCACCCGCCTCAGCGACAACCGCTTCCAGGTCACCGCCCAGTGGCCCCGCAGCCACAGCTTCTACACCCCCATCGACGGAACCCACCACGACCCCCTGCTCGCCGCAGAAACGATCAGGCAGGTCGGATTCCTCCTCCCCCACGCCGAGTTCGGCGTCCCCATCGGCCACCAGTTCGTCATGCGCACCTTCCACCTGCAGGTCGACCCCGCCCACCTGCACGTCGGCGCGACCCCCGCGGACCTCGACATCGACGTCACCTTCCACGACGTGCGCACCCGCGGCACCACCCACAGCGCCGCCCGCTACGAAGCCGTCATCCGCCGCGCCGGCCACATCGCCGCCACCGGCAGCTTCACCTACACCTGCATCACCCCCCAGGCCTACCGCCGCCTGCGCGGCAACCACGGCCACCTCCACACCCCCCTCACCGCCCCCCTGCCCCCGCAGAACGTGGGACGCCTCTCCCCCACCGACGTCGTCCTGTCCCCCACCACCACCCCCAACACCTGGCAACTACGCGTCGACACCCGCCACCCCGTCCTCTTCGACCACCCCGTCGACCACGCCCCCGGCATGCTCCTCGCCGAAGCCGCCCGCCAGGCAGCCATCGCCGCCACCGGCACCACCACCCCCCTCATCCCCACCGAAATCCACAGCACCTACGACCACTACGTCGAACTCGACACCCCCTGCCACATCCACGCCCGCCCCCTCCCCACCACCACCCCCCACCACCACGTCGACATCACCGCCACCCAGAACGGCAAAGAAATGTTCCACACCACCCTCACCACCACCCCCCTCCCCTAA
- a CDS encoding TetR/AcrR family transcriptional regulator: MTRQERAVRTREALIEAAADLFDRDGQEVTSLAAVTAKAQVSAGALYFHFATKADLADAVTRTALSRLRQITGAPATTPADTNGHATGNGSGSGNENEGGDGSRNGGGGGSGWGGDARTQAARGVRGERAAAPPARGPAAAAGGARGDRVGEVQQLIDTTHVLVRGLADDVVLRAGFALDRAGGQRPARERPVGEGPAGRVAGKGGTGGERPGRWPEVGGSLRGVWSGWVHETLAAAGTRGALAPGVSPGDAAAVVVAATVGFEVLGAQDPLWLAPHRLTRFWTLLLPALVPPPAREALHPDGSPAAH, encoded by the coding sequence ATGACCCGACAGGAACGCGCCGTGCGCACCCGCGAGGCACTCATCGAGGCGGCCGCGGACCTCTTCGACCGGGACGGCCAGGAGGTCACATCCCTGGCGGCCGTCACCGCGAAGGCGCAGGTCAGCGCCGGCGCCCTCTACTTCCACTTCGCCACCAAAGCCGACCTCGCGGACGCCGTCACCCGCACCGCCCTGTCACGGCTGCGGCAGATCACCGGCGCACCCGCGACCACCCCCGCCGACACGAACGGACACGCGACCGGGAACGGGAGCGGGAGCGGAAACGAGAACGAGGGAGGCGACGGGAGCCGGAACGGGGGCGGTGGCGGGAGCGGGTGGGGTGGGGACGCGCGCACGCAGGCGGCCCGTGGCGTGCGGGGCGAACGCGCAGCCGCACCCCCGGCCCGCGGCCCGGCCGCCGCGGCGGGTGGGGCGCGGGGGGATCGGGTGGGGGAAGTGCAGCAGCTCATCGACACCACGCACGTCCTCGTCCGCGGTCTTGCCGACGATGTGGTGCTGCGCGCGGGATTCGCCCTGGACCGTGCGGGCGGGCAGCGTCCGGCGCGTGAACGCCCTGTGGGGGAAGGGCCGGCCGGGCGCGTGGCCGGCAAAGGCGGCACGGGGGGCGAACGCCCGGGCCGGTGGCCGGAAGTGGGCGGGAGTCTGCGGGGGGTGTGGAGCGGCTGGGTGCACGAGACGCTGGCCGCGGCCGGGACACGGGGCGCCCTGGCGCCGGGGGTGTCGCCGGGAGATGCGGCGGCGGTCGTGGTCGCGGCGACGGTCGGCTTCGAAGTGCTGGGCGCGCAGGATCCGCTGTGGCTGGCACCGCACCGCCTGACCCGCTTCTGGACACTGCTCCTGCCCGCCCTCGTCCCGCCCCCGGCCCGCGAAGCCCTGCACCCGGACGGATCACCGGCAGCGCACTGA
- a CDS encoding ScbR family autoregulator-binding transcription factor, producing MKQQRAVRTRDALIRSAAETFESRGYVQAKLAEISSRAGVSAGALHFHFPNKAAVAATVESTAAATLRRAARAAQLPGMNPLQRLTAASHALAAVLQADVVARAGFHLSCQRRHRTGTDLRAEWHTWVGRQLAEAESQGLLAEHVRAHDVAVAVTAATTGIEAMAGSDPQWLSPAALSRFWHFLLPCLTRPEALATLHNDPQTRTA from the coding sequence ATGAAGCAGCAACGTGCCGTCCGCACCCGTGACGCGCTCATCCGCTCCGCGGCCGAGACGTTCGAGAGCCGCGGCTACGTCCAGGCGAAGCTCGCGGAGATCAGCTCCCGTGCCGGGGTGAGCGCGGGCGCCCTGCACTTCCACTTCCCGAACAAGGCAGCGGTGGCCGCCACCGTCGAGTCCACCGCGGCCGCCACCCTGCGCCGCGCGGCCCGGGCGGCGCAGTTGCCGGGCATGAACCCCCTGCAGCGCCTCACCGCCGCCTCCCACGCGCTGGCCGCGGTCCTGCAGGCCGACGTCGTGGCGCGGGCGGGTTTCCATCTCAGCTGCCAGAGACGGCACCGCACGGGAACGGACCTGCGCGCCGAATGGCACACCTGGGTCGGCCGGCAACTGGCCGAGGCCGAATCACAGGGACTGCTCGCCGAGCACGTGCGGGCCCACGATGTCGCGGTCGCGGTCACCGCGGCGACCACCGGCATCGAAGCCATGGCCGGCAGCGACCCGCAATGGCTCTCCCCCGCCGCACTGAGCCGGTTCTGGCACTTCCTCCTGCCCTGCCTCACCCGGCCCGAAGCACTGGCCACACTCCACAACGATCCACAAACACGCACCGCCTGA
- a CDS encoding AfsR/SARP family transcriptional regulator codes for MDIDVLGPLGVRVNGVAVMPTAPKPRKVLALLALHVDRVLPVDLLIEELWGQRPPRSARTTLQTYILQLRELIGAALQAGAARSAELEPASQDMVSVSVSAKDVLVTAPGGYLLRGGGGSSDVQKFERLAGMGYRAMDAEDFAGAARLLREALSLWSGSALADVQTGAQLEMEVRRLEETRLCALYQRIEADLRLGRHRELLGELTVLVSRYRTHENLHGQFMLALHRSGRRGEALSVYQRLRQALVRDLGLEPSAGLRRLQRAILETSEAPAPAARVLRPEALAGASRDRLVRVD; via the coding sequence GTGGATATCGATGTTCTGGGTCCGTTGGGTGTGCGGGTGAACGGGGTCGCGGTGATGCCGACGGCGCCCAAGCCGCGCAAAGTGCTCGCGTTGCTGGCCTTGCATGTGGACCGGGTGCTGCCGGTCGACCTGTTGATCGAGGAGTTGTGGGGCCAGCGGCCGCCGCGTTCGGCGCGGACCACGCTGCAGACCTACATTCTGCAGTTGCGGGAACTGATCGGAGCGGCTCTCCAGGCGGGCGCGGCCCGTTCCGCGGAACTCGAGCCCGCCTCGCAGGACATGGTGTCGGTGTCGGTGTCGGCGAAGGATGTGCTGGTGACGGCGCCGGGCGGCTATCTGCTGCGCGGTGGCGGCGGTTCGAGCGACGTGCAGAAGTTCGAGCGCCTGGCGGGGATGGGCTATCGGGCCATGGACGCGGAGGACTTCGCGGGCGCGGCCCGGCTGCTGCGTGAGGCACTGTCCCTGTGGAGCGGATCGGCGCTCGCGGACGTGCAGACCGGCGCACAGCTGGAGATGGAGGTCCGCCGCCTGGAGGAGACCCGGCTGTGCGCCCTGTACCAGCGCATCGAGGCGGACCTTCGGCTGGGCCGCCACCGTGAACTGCTGGGCGAGCTGACGGTGCTGGTGAGCCGCTATCGCACGCACGAGAACCTGCACGGCCAGTTCATGCTGGCCCTGCACCGTTCCGGGCGCCGCGGCGAGGCGTTGAGCGTGTATCAGCGGCTGCGTCAGGCACTGGTCCGCGATCTGGGCCTGGAGCCCTCCGCGGGACTGCGCCGGCTGCAGCGGGCCATCCTGGAGACCTCCGAGGCACCCGCCCCCGCCGCCCGCGTCCTGCGGCCCGAAGCCCTGGCCGGCGCCTCCCGCGACCGCCTCGTACGCGTCGACTGA
- a CDS encoding AfsR/SARP family transcriptional regulator, whose protein sequence is MDGGGGAGGRLVAGAGRVTVSEFRLLGPVTVCDTAGGVIAPSGPKQRALLATLVLHAGQLLSVDRLVEELWGSAPPANASNALQAHVARLRRLLPAPGHEWISTLPTGYLLAPGRASTDVARFTRLSGQGRAALPHDPGQAAQLLQRALSLWRGPALQDSRHGPLCTAEADRLEEQRLTALEALYEASLQCGRSTGITAGLERLSADHPLRERFYDLLMLALYRGGRQAEALGVYERARRHLITTLGIEPGPALRARLEAILNHCPTLTPPPHQTPPPSPSLHQRPSPTGRSHPSGPGRPPGPARSRGDRTDPMALPAPACAADPPALSPLTGPAASATSAGMTGPVASAGLTGPGASVGVPAGSPGGAGLVAPAAGAGCSDVTGSAGPTGSVDLTDLGGSAGFADPAGVAGSADLAGELAHLRARIEELARDQQDLLRRIQREQAVH, encoded by the coding sequence GTGGACGGTGGGGGCGGTGCGGGCGGGCGGCTCGTGGCGGGCGCCGGGCGGGTGACGGTGAGCGAGTTCCGGCTGCTGGGCCCGGTCACCGTGTGCGACACGGCGGGAGGGGTCATCGCGCCCAGCGGTCCCAAACAGCGGGCGCTGCTGGCCACGCTGGTCCTGCACGCGGGGCAACTGCTGTCCGTGGACCGCCTGGTGGAGGAGTTGTGGGGCAGTGCGCCGCCGGCGAACGCCTCCAACGCCCTGCAGGCCCACGTCGCCCGGCTGCGCCGTCTGCTGCCCGCGCCGGGACATGAGTGGATCAGTACCCTGCCCACCGGCTACCTGCTGGCCCCCGGCCGTGCCTCGACCGACGTGGCCCGCTTCACCCGCCTGTCCGGCCAGGGCCGCGCCGCCCTGCCCCACGACCCCGGCCAGGCGGCACAGCTCCTGCAGCGCGCCCTGTCACTGTGGCGGGGCCCGGCCCTGCAGGACAGCCGCCACGGCCCGCTGTGCACGGCGGAGGCCGACCGTCTCGAGGAACAGCGCCTGACCGCTCTGGAAGCCCTCTACGAGGCGAGCCTGCAGTGCGGGCGCTCCACCGGCATCACCGCCGGCCTGGAACGCCTGAGCGCGGATCATCCACTGCGCGAACGGTTCTACGACCTGCTCATGCTCGCCCTGTACCGGGGCGGCCGGCAGGCGGAGGCCCTGGGCGTCTACGAACGCGCGCGCCGCCACCTGATCACCACCCTGGGCATCGAGCCCGGCCCGGCTCTGCGCGCCCGCCTGGAAGCGATCCTCAACCACTGCCCCACCCTGACCCCACCCCCGCACCAGACCCCGCCCCCGTCCCCGTCCCTGCACCAACGCCCCTCCCCCACCGGCCGATCACACCCCTCAGGCCCTGGCCGTCCCCCGGGCCCGGCCAGGTCCAGGGGAGACCGGACGGACCCGATGGCGCTCCCGGCGCCGGCCTGCGCCGCGGATCCGCCGGCCCTGTCACCTCTGACGGGTCCTGCGGCTTCCGCAACTTCGGCGGGCATGACGGGTCCGGTGGCATCGGCGGGCCTGACGGGTCCGGGGGCTTCGGTAGGCGTTCCGGCGGGTTCTCCAGGCGGAGCCGGGCTGGTGGCGCCGGCGGCGGGAGCGGGTTGCTCGGACGTGACGGGCTCCGCGGGCCCGACGGGCTCTGTGGATCTGACGGACCTGGGAGGTTCGGCCGGGTTCGCAGATCCGGCCGGTGTAGCGGGTTCTGCCGATCTGGCGGGCGAGTTGGCGCACCTGCGGGCCCGGATCGAGGAACTGGCGCGCGATCAGCAGGACTTGCTCCGCAGGATCCAGCGGGAGCAGGCCGTCCACTAA
- a CDS encoding thioesterase II family protein has product MHRTQEPRLRLFVFHHAGGSHLAYRDWPARFPAGWQVHLPDAPGRGPRDERPALHDTDALVDHYLHTLGDTLTGPFAFFGHSLGAVVAYELTRRLVDEGRTPPRWLGLSARDPLPALPHPNPRPHRTANPPNATATGTGTTGTAHPPYTPDAPAAADTPDAADATGTTASAGTAVTINATGTAYGAGTAYGAGTTYATCAAGATFGAGAEPMRDPQGAASAGTVQGSEGAVGMDGVAGVPDAVGPAGGGRHLLSDGELRRELAAMGGTPPAVLDHPQLWELFAPVIRADLRINETWRPRPAAVPLPVPLSVFGGRHDQVAPPHLLGGWAQTCEPFLGIRLFEGGHFYFQDRLPEVTRHIQEDVRRALLYSPTPSACAVTS; this is encoded by the coding sequence ATGCACAGGACGCAGGAGCCGCGGCTGCGGCTGTTCGTGTTCCACCACGCCGGTGGCTCGCATCTGGCCTACCGCGACTGGCCGGCCCGTTTCCCGGCCGGCTGGCAGGTCCACCTCCCCGACGCGCCGGGCCGCGGCCCCCGGGACGAACGCCCCGCGCTGCACGACACGGACGCCCTCGTCGACCACTACCTGCACACCCTGGGCGACACGCTGACCGGGCCTTTCGCGTTCTTCGGACACAGTCTGGGCGCGGTCGTCGCCTACGAGCTGACCCGCCGCCTGGTCGACGAGGGCCGTACCCCGCCCCGGTGGCTCGGCCTCTCCGCCCGCGACCCCCTCCCCGCCCTCCCCCACCCCAACCCCCGTCCCCACCGAACGGCCAACCCGCCGAACGCCACCGCCACCGGTACCGGTACAACGGGCACAGCGCACCCGCCGTACACACCCGATGCACCCGCCGCGGCCGACACGCCCGACGCGGCCGATGCGACAGGCACGACGGCCTCCGCAGGCACGGCCGTCACGATCAACGCGACGGGGACGGCGTACGGGGCGGGGACGGCGTACGGGGCGGGGACGACGTACGCGACGTGCGCGGCGGGGGCGACGTTCGGGGCGGGCGCGGAGCCGATGCGGGACCCGCAGGGCGCCGCGAGCGCGGGCACCGTGCAGGGCTCCGAGGGCGCCGTGGGCATGGATGGCGTGGCGGGTGTGCCGGATGCCGTTGGTCCGGCGGGTGGGGGGCGGCATCTGCTGTCGGATGGGGAACTGCGCCGCGAGTTGGCGGCGATGGGCGGCACGCCGCCTGCGGTGCTGGATCATCCGCAGTTGTGGGAACTGTTCGCGCCGGTCATCCGCGCGGATCTGCGGATCAACGAGACCTGGCGCCCCCGGCCTGCCGCCGTCCCGCTGCCGGTGCCGCTGTCGGTGTTCGGCGGCCGCCACGACCAGGTCGCCCCGCCCCATCTGCTCGGCGGCTGGGCGCAGACCTGTGAACCCTTCCTGGGGATACGCCTGTTCGAGGGCGGCCACTTCTACTTCCAGGACCGCCTGCCCGAGGTCACCCGGCACATCCAGGAGGACGTACGGCGCGCCCTGCTGTACTCCCCCACCCCGTCCGCCTGTGCGGTGACGTCGTGA
- a CDS encoding AfsR/SARP family transcriptional regulator: MEIQVLGPLSATVNGVSIVPTASKPRQLLALFAFYPGRIVPVATLMEELWGTDMPQSAMTTLQTYVLQLRRHLGTAMGPDAPGNAKEVLATRHGGYVLQIPADAVDLHRYEQLVAGGQRAFEQGEDGQAAALLRDALDMWDGPALVDVRAGSILSIEIMRLKESRLVTIERRIDADLRLGRHGELIAELTDLIARHPQHEGLHSQAMVALYRSGRQATALDVYRRLRKQLIDELGVEPSPQLQRLHQMMLTVDPALDVTAGERRTSTFDLYAA, encoded by the coding sequence GTGGAGATCCAGGTTCTGGGGCCCTTGAGCGCCACCGTCAACGGTGTCTCGATCGTGCCCACCGCGAGCAAGCCGCGCCAGCTCCTTGCCCTGTTCGCGTTCTATCCCGGCCGGATCGTGCCGGTGGCCACCCTCATGGAAGAGCTGTGGGGCACCGACATGCCGCAGAGCGCCATGACCACCCTGCAGACCTACGTCCTGCAGCTGCGCCGCCACCTGGGCACCGCCATGGGACCCGACGCCCCCGGCAACGCCAAGGAGGTCCTGGCCACCCGGCACGGCGGGTACGTCCTGCAGATCCCCGCCGACGCCGTCGACCTGCACCGCTACGAGCAGCTCGTCGCCGGCGGACAGCGCGCCTTCGAACAGGGCGAGGACGGCCAGGCCGCCGCCCTCCTGCGGGACGCCCTGGACATGTGGGACGGGCCCGCCCTGGTCGATGTGCGCGCCGGATCCATCCTCTCCATCGAGATCATGCGGCTCAAGGAGTCCCGCCTGGTCACCATCGAGCGGCGTATCGACGCCGACCTGCGCCTGGGCCGGCACGGCGAACTCATCGCCGAACTCACCGACCTGATTGCCCGTCACCCCCAGCACGAGGGCCTGCACTCCCAGGCGATGGTCGCCCTCTACCGCTCCGGACGCCAGGCCACCGCCCTGGACGTGTACCGCAGACTGCGCAAGCAGCTCATCGACGAGCTCGGTGTGGAACCCTCACCGCAACTGCAGCGCCTGCACCAGATGATGCTCACCGTCGACCCCGCCCTGGACGTGACCGCAGGCGAGCGCCGCACCTCCACCTTCGACCTCTACGCCGCCTGA
- a CDS encoding LLM class F420-dependent oxidoreductase — MTRPFRFGVNMLKPAGGAQWRDRCRRAELLGYDVILVPDHLGMVSPFPAMTAAADATERPRIGTFVLNAGFWNPALLARDVATTDALTGGRLEIGLGAGYAQAEHERARLAFLSPGGRIDALRHTVRELDRLLSDPAHTPPAVQQPRPPLLIGGNGDRLLRLMAEHADIAAFTATAGYDKGILNALTPAQLDERITAYERFAAHRAVPAERNVLIHHVEVTDDRRAAADRLPKIHPEVSQEDRLTLPVMLFGTVKQIAEQLREQRERFGLSYIVVLDNAMDTFAPVIEELTGT, encoded by the coding sequence ATGACCAGGCCGTTTCGTTTCGGCGTGAACATGTTGAAGCCGGCAGGGGGCGCGCAGTGGCGGGACCGGTGCCGGCGCGCCGAACTGCTCGGCTACGACGTCATCCTGGTCCCCGACCATCTGGGCATGGTCTCCCCGTTCCCGGCCATGACGGCCGCGGCGGACGCCACCGAACGCCCCCGGATCGGCACCTTCGTCCTGAACGCCGGCTTCTGGAACCCCGCGCTGCTGGCCCGGGACGTGGCCACCACCGACGCCCTGACCGGCGGCCGGCTCGAGATCGGCCTCGGCGCCGGCTACGCGCAGGCCGAACACGAACGCGCCCGCCTCGCGTTCCTATCGCCCGGCGGCCGCATCGACGCCCTGCGGCACACCGTCCGCGAACTCGACCGGCTGCTGAGCGATCCCGCACACACCCCGCCCGCCGTCCAGCAGCCCCGCCCCCCGCTGCTCATCGGCGGCAACGGCGACCGACTGCTGCGCCTGATGGCCGAGCACGCCGACATCGCCGCCTTCACCGCGACCGCCGGCTACGACAAAGGCATCCTCAACGCCCTGACCCCCGCCCAGCTCGACGAACGCATCACCGCCTACGAACGCTTCGCCGCCCACCGCGCCGTTCCCGCCGAACGGAACGTGCTGATCCACCACGTCGAGGTCACCGACGACCGGCGGGCTGCCGCGGACCGGCTCCCCAAGATCCACCCCGAGGTGTCGCAGGAAGACCGCCTGACCCTGCCGGTGATGCTCTTCGGCACCGTCAAACAGATCGCCGAGCAACTGCGCGAACAACGCGAACGCTTCGGCCTGTCCTACATCGTGGTCCTCGACAACGCCATGGACACCTTCGCCCCCGTGATCGAAGAACTCACCGGCACCTGA
- a CDS encoding SRPBCC family protein yields MSGERVRRLRHSAEVAAPAEVVYALLADAVRRPLYSAGVVHVERMDAEGDRERLRVWEHAGGRVRCSLWARVAHPGERRIEFWRLRGEAPIASLAGQWSVSEAAGGHGCVVSVVHEFTVAAGSHGAEAVRAALAAGDNARSALRSVRRIAEGRGGSRQRVLRFQESLRIEGPGEVVYDFLYRAGDWAGRVPQVRHVELSEVSPGIQAVDYRLRLPDHTVRATRSLRLCFPHAGRIVYKTTTPWAPVAAHTGEWSVLPDEHGVRVIAEHTVLLDEHAAPPDDAYAIDGQESTEPPGTDTAPPQESPYAPPGRSATHVLAGVADLSGRQEPAPGLMPGSGLGSGSDLGSETGRGQGRSADSPAGPRSMPRPAPKDGRGRTVRGSAGQGQGPVPEGGGVRGPEDGGVGGLEDGRLGGLEDGGLGERVRDAIGQTSRAILEQAARHAESAVQALPRR; encoded by the coding sequence ATGTCTGGTGAGCGTGTGCGGCGCCTGCGGCATTCGGCGGAGGTGGCCGCGCCGGCCGAGGTGGTCTACGCCCTGCTCGCGGACGCCGTGCGCAGGCCGCTGTACAGCGCGGGTGTCGTGCATGTGGAGCGCATGGACGCCGAGGGAGACCGGGAGCGGCTGCGGGTGTGGGAGCACGCGGGCGGCCGTGTGCGCTGCTCGCTGTGGGCGCGGGTGGCCCACCCGGGCGAGCGGCGCATCGAGTTCTGGCGGTTGCGCGGCGAGGCGCCGATCGCGTCGTTGGCCGGGCAGTGGAGCGTCTCGGAGGCGGCGGGCGGGCACGGGTGTGTGGTGAGCGTGGTGCACGAGTTCACCGTCGCCGCCGGTTCCCACGGGGCGGAGGCGGTCCGGGCCGCTCTGGCCGCCGGGGACAACGCCCGCAGCGCGCTGCGCAGTGTGCGCAGGATCGCGGAGGGCCGCGGCGGTTCGCGGCAACGGGTGCTGAGGTTCCAGGAGTCGTTGCGCATCGAGGGGCCGGGCGAGGTCGTCTACGACTTCCTCTACCGGGCCGGCGACTGGGCCGGCCGCGTACCGCAGGTGCGGCACGTCGAGCTGAGCGAGGTCTCCCCCGGGATCCAAGCCGTCGACTACCGTCTGCGGCTGCCGGACCACACGGTGCGCGCCACGCGTTCGCTGCGGCTGTGTTTCCCGCACGCCGGGCGCATCGTCTACAAGACGACCACGCCCTGGGCGCCCGTCGCCGCACACACCGGGGAGTGGTCGGTCCTGCCCGACGAACACGGGGTGCGTGTGATCGCCGAACACACGGTGCTCCTCGACGAACACGCCGCCCCGCCGGACGACGCATACGCGATCGACGGCCAGGAGAGCACGGAACCGCCCGGCACCGACACGGCACCGCCCCAGGAGAGCCCGTATGCGCCGCCCGGCCGCAGTGCGACGCATGTCCTCGCCGGGGTGGCGGACTTGAGCGGGCGTCAGGAGCCGGCGCCGGGGCTGATGCCGGGGTCAGGTCTGGGGTCGGGGTCAGATCTGGGGTCGGAGACGGGCCGGGGACAGGGGCGCAGCGCGGACTCGCCTGCTGGGCCGAGGTCGATGCCGAGGCCGGCGCCCAAGGACGGCCGGGGACGGACCGTGCGCGGATCTGCGGGGCAGGGGCAGGGGCCGGTGCCGGAGGGCGGCGGGGTGCGCGGCCCGGAGGACGGCGGGGTGGGCGGCCTGGAGGACGGCAGGTTGGGCGGCCTGGAGGACGGCGGGTTGGGCGAGCGGGTGCGGGATGCCATCGGGCAGACGTCTCGCGCGATCCTCGAACAGGCCGCCCGGCACGCCGAGTCGGCGGTGCAGGCACTGCCACGACGGTAG
- a CDS encoding nuclear transport factor 2 family protein: MTVELMATAEHAPHREEFAALYAQVQQFYARQMRILDADADADADADADADADGGEARWAATFTEDAVVELPLLPAPLRARAGLTHYARAAADRRRRAGSRLHHWVGMLDVRPRPDGTLHTRCSALAHATPPGATSKVLYVCVMEDVLVRTHGTWRTAHRRITRDDLA, from the coding sequence ATGACCGTCGAACTGATGGCGACCGCCGAACACGCCCCGCACAGAGAAGAGTTCGCCGCCCTGTACGCACAGGTGCAGCAGTTCTACGCGCGCCAGATGCGCATCCTCGACGCCGACGCCGACGCCGACGCCGACGCCGACGCCGACGCCGACGCCGACGGCGGCGAAGCACGCTGGGCGGCCACCTTCACCGAGGACGCCGTCGTCGAACTCCCCCTGCTGCCCGCCCCGCTACGGGCCCGCGCCGGCCTCACCCACTACGCCCGCGCCGCCGCGGATCGCCGGCGACGGGCCGGCAGCCGCCTGCACCACTGGGTCGGCATGCTCGACGTCCGGCCCCGGCCCGACGGCACCCTGCACACCCGCTGCTCCGCCCTCGCCCACGCCACACCCCCCGGCGCGACCTCCAAGGTCCTGTACGTGTGCGTCATGGAGGACGTGCTGGTCCGCACCCACGGCACCTGGCGCACCGCCCACCGCCGGATCACCCGCGACGACCTCGCCTGA